A single window of Halobacillus naozhouensis DNA harbors:
- a CDS encoding SDR family NAD(P)-dependent oxidoreductase encodes MRNIFSNEALKKEHILITGATGGIGYATVKAAVQAGAHVTITGRREENLNELKNECEDVNESVHVYAHPADLNDDKSRNQLVEQAVKENGPITGLVNSAGVVGGGPLDNLTEQDLRQVMELNYFSTVLFTQLVYERMKPQKAGAIVNLSSLSGLRGTYANTAYSASKFAITGFTQSFAVEAIEHNIRVNAVCPGYVDTDMGRDSIRSKGERNKRSFEEQLKVAEDGIPSSRISTAEEVANTIVFLLSEAAGNIVGESVKISGGSVMR; translated from the coding sequence GTGAGAAATATTTTTTCAAATGAAGCTCTTAAGAAAGAACATATTCTGATTACTGGGGCTACAGGAGGAATTGGGTATGCCACAGTAAAAGCAGCTGTTCAAGCTGGAGCTCATGTAACGATCACAGGACGAAGAGAGGAGAATTTAAATGAACTTAAGAATGAGTGTGAAGACGTAAACGAATCTGTACATGTATATGCTCATCCTGCTGACCTTAATGATGATAAAAGTCGTAATCAATTAGTTGAACAAGCGGTGAAGGAAAACGGGCCAATTACGGGTCTTGTCAATTCAGCGGGAGTGGTTGGCGGTGGTCCTCTCGACAACTTAACGGAACAAGATCTTCGCCAGGTGATGGAGTTAAATTATTTTTCTACCGTACTTTTCACCCAACTTGTCTATGAAAGAATGAAGCCTCAGAAAGCAGGAGCCATTGTCAACTTGTCCTCATTATCAGGACTGCGCGGTACGTATGCAAACACAGCCTATAGTGCCTCGAAGTTTGCTATAACTGGATTTACCCAATCTTTCGCTGTCGAAGCAATTGAACACAACATTCGGGTAAATGCCGTTTGTCCAGGTTATGTCGATACTGATATGGGTCGAGACTCCATTCGTTCCAAAGGAGAACGGAATAAAAGAAGTTTTGAAGAGCAATTAAAGGTGGCGGAAGACGGAATTCCTTCTAGTAGGATTTCTACAGCCGAAGAAGTAGCGAATACAATTGTGTTTTTGTTGTCAGAGGCAGCCGGGAACATCGTCGGTGAGTCTGTAAAAATTTCTGGTGGAAGTGTAATGAGGTGA
- a CDS encoding 5'-methylthioadenosine/adenosylhomocysteine nucleosidase, which produces MNLLKKSTYPILFIFLSILLIGCSQQEQQKATAESNDSQKQTDETIVGIIGPMKEEIEILHSDMEVKKAKDIAGMTFYEGTLKGQNIVLVQSGIGKVNAAMAAQLLVSHFNADKLINSGISGAIHPGVSLGDIVISTETVQHDMDETAKGYEPGVIPRLDKGYFKADKDLIALAEQATEKLPDKVDVFKGLIATGDQFIASAEKKQWIYETFNAYVVEMEGAAVGQVAYLNDVPYIVIRSASDDAGDEAVMKWEDFKQQAINNSSFIIENMLKNME; this is translated from the coding sequence ATGAACCTTTTGAAAAAAAGCACTTATCCCATCTTATTTATTTTCTTAAGTATCCTGCTCATTGGATGCTCACAACAAGAACAGCAAAAAGCCACGGCCGAATCAAATGATTCACAAAAGCAGACCGACGAAACAATCGTTGGCATTATCGGCCCCATGAAAGAAGAAATTGAAATCTTACATTCCGATATGGAAGTAAAGAAAGCGAAAGATATTGCAGGCATGACCTTTTATGAAGGAACATTAAAGGGCCAAAATATCGTCCTCGTCCAATCGGGTATCGGTAAAGTAAATGCCGCCATGGCTGCCCAGCTATTAGTCAGCCACTTCAATGCCGACAAGCTTATTAATTCCGGAATTTCTGGAGCCATTCATCCCGGTGTAAGCCTTGGAGACATCGTCATCTCAACCGAAACAGTTCAGCACGACATGGATGAAACTGCAAAAGGTTACGAGCCCGGAGTCATCCCACGTTTAGACAAAGGATATTTCAAAGCAGATAAAGACCTCATTGCCCTTGCAGAACAAGCGACAGAAAAACTGCCAGATAAGGTCGACGTTTTTAAAGGGCTGATTGCAACAGGAGATCAATTTATCGCCAGTGCCGAAAAAAAACAATGGATTTATGAAACATTTAATGCCTACGTAGTAGAAATGGAAGGAGCAGCAGTTGGACAAGTAGCCTATTTGAATGATGTTCCTTATATAGTCATTCGCTCTGCTTCAGATGATGCGGGGGATGAAGCCGTTATGAAATGGGAAGATTTCAAACAGCAAGCTATCAATAACTCCTCTTTCATTATCGAAAATATGCTAAAAAATATGGAATAG
- a CDS encoding thiamine phosphate synthase, with product MEFHVISNGKWPMNQFADKIAPLHGEDVFFHIREKRRSAEEISQGIIEMRKRGTASEQIVVNDRVDIAHCFGTGGAQLTNQSLSVRDVLQYFPSLRIGKSVHSIKEAQQAEGEGADYVMFGHIYPTSSKPGKEPRGLRLLQELTDSVTLPVIAVGGIKPEHAPDIQEAGAAGIAVVSGLLDADDAVKQYEWYRKGWGS from the coding sequence ATGGAATTTCATGTGATCTCAAATGGCAAATGGCCAATGAATCAGTTCGCTGACAAAATCGCCCCGCTTCATGGTGAGGATGTATTTTTTCATATAAGGGAAAAACGGAGGAGTGCAGAAGAAATCTCACAGGGAATCATCGAGATGCGGAAACGAGGAACAGCGTCTGAACAGATTGTTGTCAATGACCGTGTAGATATTGCGCATTGTTTTGGAACTGGGGGCGCCCAGCTCACGAATCAAAGCTTAAGCGTAAGAGATGTGCTTCAATATTTTCCTTCCTTACGAATTGGAAAGTCCGTGCATTCCATTAAAGAAGCTCAACAGGCAGAAGGTGAGGGGGCTGATTACGTTATGTTCGGTCACATTTATCCGACTTCCTCAAAGCCAGGCAAAGAGCCGCGGGGATTGAGGCTGTTACAAGAGCTGACCGATTCGGTTACGTTGCCGGTTATTGCGGTAGGAGGGATTAAACCGGAACATGCTCCGGACATACAAGAGGCTGGTGCAGCAGGGATAGCGGTTGTATCTGGTTTGTTGGATGCAGACGATGCGGTGAAACAATATGAGTGGTACAGGAAAGGATGGGGTTCATGA
- the uvsE gene encoding UV DNA damage repair endonuclease UvsE — protein MIIRFGYVAMATSLYDASPSKTMTFSRYKQLGEEQRDKQLKKITKANLEHTKRALHYNIAHQIHLYRLSSSIVPLATHEEVNWDYLTPFQQEYKEIGQLVKKYQMRTSFHPNQFTLFTSDKEHVTTNAVKDMEYHYNLLEAMGLENESHINLHVGGAYGDKPSAIKRFHENLKQLPPRIKEQMTLENDDKTYTTSETLAICEKESIPMMFDYHHYMANREKEEKLVDLLPCFCQTWSKSSQPPKIHVSSPKSEKAYRSHANYVDIDFIKPLLKELKSQQVDVDFMIEAKKKDKAALQLVEDVGKIRGVKRVDGATVEM, from the coding sequence ATGATCATTCGATTTGGGTATGTAGCAATGGCTACTTCCTTATATGATGCTAGTCCATCTAAAACGATGACCTTTTCTCGTTACAAACAACTCGGGGAAGAGCAACGAGATAAGCAGCTTAAGAAAATTACGAAAGCCAATTTAGAACATACAAAACGTGCATTACATTATAATATTGCCCATCAAATTCATCTTTACCGTCTCTCATCGTCCATTGTCCCCCTTGCCACTCACGAGGAGGTTAATTGGGATTATCTCACCCCTTTCCAGCAAGAGTATAAGGAAATCGGACAGCTTGTAAAAAAGTATCAAATGCGGACAAGCTTTCATCCTAATCAATTTACACTTTTCACAAGTGATAAAGAACATGTAACAACAAATGCAGTCAAGGATATGGAATATCACTATAATCTGCTGGAAGCGATGGGTCTTGAGAATGAATCCCATATCAATCTTCACGTAGGGGGAGCCTATGGTGATAAACCCTCAGCTATAAAGCGATTTCACGAAAACCTTAAGCAGCTTCCTCCACGGATTAAAGAACAAATGACACTTGAGAATGACGACAAAACGTACACGACTAGCGAGACGTTAGCTATTTGTGAAAAGGAAAGCATTCCGATGATGTTTGATTATCATCATTATATGGCAAACCGTGAGAAGGAGGAGAAGCTCGTAGATCTGTTGCCATGTTTCTGTCAAACATGGTCGAAAAGCTCCCAACCTCCTAAAATCCATGTCTCTTCGCCAAAATCAGAAAAGGCCTATCGTAGTCATGCTAATTATGTTGACATTGATTTTATTAAGCCTTTGCTCAAAGAATTAAAATCCCAACAGGTGGATGTAGATTTTATGATTGAGGCAAAGAAGAAGGATAAGGCGGCTTTGCAGTTAGTTGAGGATGTGGGAAAAATCAGGGGGGTGAAACGGGTAGATGGAGCTACGGTAGAAATGTGA
- a CDS encoding YceI family protein — protein sequence MATLTLDKVHSSLDFSIKHMVVSKAKGEFQDFDVDFSGDLSNLESSSIKVTIPVTSIDTGNEDRDGHLKAGDFFEAEKYPNMVFQSKSVKKVSDDEYKVTGDFTIKGETNEETFTVEYNGTSKSPLDGSTVAGFAVSGKVNREAYGMTYNAAVETGGMLLGKDVKFEGDFEFIVED from the coding sequence GTGGCAACATTAACACTAGATAAAGTACACAGCAGTTTAGATTTTTCAATCAAGCATATGGTAGTTTCTAAAGCAAAAGGTGAATTCCAGGATTTCGACGTTGATTTCAGTGGAGATCTTTCTAATCTTGAATCATCAAGTATTAAAGTAACAATTCCTGTTACTTCTATTGATACAGGTAATGAAGACCGTGACGGACACTTAAAAGCTGGTGATTTCTTCGAAGCTGAGAAATATCCAAACATGGTTTTTCAAAGTAAATCTGTTAAAAAGGTATCCGATGATGAATATAAAGTTACTGGTGATTTTACGATCAAAGGCGAGACAAATGAAGAAACATTTACCGTAGAATACAACGGCACTTCTAAGAGTCCACTTGATGGAAGCACAGTTGCTGGTTTTGCGGTTAGTGGAAAGGTAAACCGTGAAGCTTACGGCATGACTTATAATGCAGCTGTTGAAACTGGCGGTATGTTACTAGGTAAAGATGTTAAATTCGAAGGTGACTTTGAGTTTATTGTAGAAGACTAA
- the thiH gene encoding 2-iminoacetate synthase ThiH: MSFYNVYEKLKDQPFHTWFNEVTTTDVEKVLRKDRLTESDYLTLLSPAAEGYIEEMAQKAHRVTLQHFGYTMQLFLPLYVSDYCVNTCKYCSFSVDNVFPRRRLTMEEVEEEAQAIAAMGIEQIIILSGESRIHSSVDYLTKILKVLKKYFSSVGLEVQPMDREDYEKLVGSGIDALTVFQETYDENIYRALHTKGPKRFYNYRLDTPERGCQAGMRSVTIGALLGLNDWRKESYIAGLHGHYLQDKYLETEIGMSFPRVQPNAGSFQPEVHVTDKNMVQAMLAFRLFLPRAGIIVSTRETPQLRDQLIPLGVTKMSASSSTEVGGYAQPEETQSQFEISDERSVEEIRQLLHKKGYQPVMKDWQIV; this comes from the coding sequence ATGAGTTTCTATAACGTATATGAAAAGCTGAAAGACCAGCCGTTTCACACATGGTTTAATGAGGTGACAACGACTGACGTCGAGAAAGTTTTGCGAAAAGACCGACTAACGGAATCGGATTATCTCACTTTACTGTCCCCTGCCGCGGAAGGATATATAGAAGAGATGGCTCAGAAAGCGCATCGAGTCACATTGCAGCACTTTGGCTACACGATGCAGCTGTTTCTACCGCTCTATGTGTCCGATTACTGTGTAAATACATGCAAATACTGCAGCTTCAGTGTCGATAACGTTTTCCCTAGAAGGCGGTTAACGATGGAAGAAGTAGAAGAGGAGGCTCAAGCGATTGCAGCAATGGGGATTGAACAAATTATCATTCTCTCGGGAGAGTCCCGTATTCATTCATCTGTTGATTACCTGACGAAAATTTTGAAGGTGCTTAAGAAGTATTTCTCATCCGTAGGGCTCGAAGTTCAGCCGATGGATCGGGAAGATTATGAAAAATTAGTGGGGAGCGGGATTGACGCTCTGACAGTTTTTCAAGAAACCTACGATGAAAATATATATCGTGCTTTGCATACAAAAGGGCCGAAGCGGTTTTACAACTATCGATTAGACACACCAGAGAGAGGGTGTCAGGCTGGAATGAGGTCTGTCACGATTGGTGCTCTGCTTGGTCTTAATGATTGGCGTAAGGAAAGTTATATAGCTGGATTGCACGGACATTATCTTCAAGATAAATACTTGGAAACTGAAATTGGGATGTCGTTCCCAAGGGTTCAGCCGAATGCGGGGAGCTTTCAACCCGAAGTTCATGTAACCGATAAAAATATGGTTCAGGCTATGCTTGCGTTCAGGTTATTTCTACCACGGGCAGGTATTATAGTATCAACGCGTGAAACTCCCCAACTACGCGATCAACTGATTCCGCTTGGGGTGACCAAAATGTCGGCTTCTTCCTCAACTGAAGTTGGAGGATATGCTCAACCTGAGGAGACTCAGAGCCAATTTGAGATTTCTGACGAACGTTCTGTCGAGGAGATTCGTCAGTTGCTTCATAAAAAAGGATATCAACCAGTTATGAAAGACTGGCAAATCGTGTAG
- the thiS gene encoding sulfur carrier protein ThiS, producing MMTIQVNGESLKCPENVMTLTDLLDFYKLDGQMVIIEYNQKIVQRKRYSNVYLQKGDRIELVHFVGGG from the coding sequence ATGATGACCATACAGGTAAATGGAGAATCTCTAAAGTGTCCAGAAAACGTTATGACGTTGACGGATCTCTTAGATTTTTACAAGTTGGATGGACAAATGGTGATCATTGAGTATAATCAAAAGATTGTACAACGGAAAAGGTATTCGAATGTTTACTTACAAAAGGGTGATCGGATTGAATTGGTTCATTTTGTCGGAGGCGGTTAA
- a CDS encoding cell wall hydrolase, whose protein sequence is MLFKQMMIAAITIACSLTFSSQVFAQNNAHTVQKGESLYIIANQYGISIDQLKAMNNIEKNEIYSGEQLKLPVTPDESGKDLLARLVEAEAKGESYAGKVAVATVVLNRVSSDQYPDSIYGVIYDGYQFSPVLNGTINQPASEESKRAVEEALNYQGYDNESLFFYNPDKATSEFLSDQEVTTVIGNHVFLR, encoded by the coding sequence ATGTTGTTTAAACAAATGATGATTGCAGCGATTACAATCGCCTGTTCATTGACGTTTTCAAGCCAAGTTTTTGCTCAAAACAATGCTCATACCGTTCAAAAAGGTGAGTCTTTATATATTATTGCAAATCAGTATGGAATTTCTATAGATCAGCTTAAAGCCATGAATAACATCGAGAAAAATGAAATTTATTCTGGTGAACAGCTGAAACTTCCTGTTACCCCGGATGAATCCGGAAAAGACCTGCTAGCCAGGTTAGTGGAAGCAGAGGCTAAAGGGGAAAGCTATGCGGGTAAGGTAGCCGTAGCCACGGTTGTGCTCAACAGGGTCTCAAGCGATCAATATCCTGACTCTATTTATGGGGTTATTTATGATGGGTATCAATTCTCTCCTGTTTTAAATGGAACGATTAATCAGCCTGCAAGCGAGGAATCTAAGCGTGCGGTTGAAGAGGCGCTAAATTATCAAGGGTATGACAACGAATCTCTGTTTTTCTATAATCCTGATAAGGCAACTAGTGAATTCCTGAGTGATCAGGAAGTAACTACAGTGATTGGCAACCATGTTTTCCTTAGATAG
- a CDS encoding thiazole synthase, which yields MKDPLVIAGEEIESRLFTGTGKFANHNEMHEAIEQSHSQVVTVAIRRVDLTGSGKHIVSDIPKKVTLMPNTSGARTAEEAVRIARLGKASGMGSWVKIEVISDQKYLLPDNEETIKATKALVEEGFVVLPYMSPDLMAAKRMEEAGAAAIMPLGSPIGSNRGIRLKEMIRIMIDEIHVPIVVDAGIGRPSEAAEAMEMGADAVLVNTAIATADDPVAMAKAFDMAVRAGRLAYRTGLEPSSIQAKASSPLTGFLTPTGGGDQ from the coding sequence ATGAAGGATCCATTGGTCATTGCAGGGGAAGAGATTGAAAGTCGTTTGTTTACAGGGACTGGGAAATTTGCGAACCATAATGAGATGCACGAGGCAATTGAACAGTCTCATTCACAAGTGGTTACAGTAGCGATAAGAAGGGTGGATTTAACTGGTTCCGGCAAGCATATCGTCAGCGACATTCCTAAAAAGGTGACCTTAATGCCGAATACTTCAGGGGCGAGGACGGCTGAAGAAGCGGTGCGGATTGCCCGGCTTGGAAAAGCTAGCGGAATGGGCAGTTGGGTGAAAATTGAGGTGATTTCCGATCAAAAATACCTTCTGCCGGACAATGAGGAGACAATTAAAGCCACGAAAGCGCTGGTTGAGGAGGGGTTTGTTGTTCTGCCTTATATGAGTCCTGATTTAATGGCCGCTAAACGTATGGAAGAAGCTGGGGCAGCTGCCATCATGCCGTTGGGGTCCCCAATTGGCTCCAATCGGGGGATCCGCTTGAAAGAAATGATTCGGATTATGATTGACGAAATCCATGTACCCATTGTGGTGGATGCAGGTATTGGCAGGCCATCTGAAGCTGCGGAGGCGATGGAAATGGGAGCAGATGCTGTGCTTGTGAATACAGCTATTGCTACTGCGGATGACCCTGTGGCTATGGCGAAGGCTTTTGACATGGCCGTTAGAGCCGGAAGATTAGCTTATCGGACAGGGCTTGAGCCATCATCAATTCAGGCGAAAGCTTCTTCCCCGCTTACAGGATTTTTAACGCCAACAGGAGGTGGGGATCAATGA
- a CDS encoding RDD family protein, with protein MYQTVGFWKRLGANILDSLLVVIPISLLGVILFGWDFNSSYTDWVIIPYSLIVPVLWNGYVVGKRVMGIRIVKVDGRNVGLWTMFLRLIVGGLVYLLTLGIGLIVSAFMVGLREDNRAIHDFIAGTYVTEAKPGDSNL; from the coding sequence ATGTATCAAACAGTAGGATTTTGGAAACGCCTTGGTGCTAATATACTGGATTCCCTCCTTGTTGTAATACCTATTTCCCTGCTTGGTGTGATCTTATTTGGCTGGGATTTTAACAGCTCATACACCGATTGGGTGATTATCCCCTATTCATTGATTGTACCTGTTCTTTGGAATGGTTATGTGGTCGGAAAAAGGGTTATGGGTATTCGGATAGTAAAGGTTGACGGACGCAATGTCGGTCTCTGGACTATGTTCTTGCGTCTGATCGTAGGTGGACTCGTTTATTTACTGACACTGGGAATTGGACTCATTGTCAGTGCCTTTATGGTAGGACTCAGGGAAGATAATCGCGCCATTCATGACTTTATTGCCGGTACTTATGTGACGGAAGCAAAACCTGGGGACTCTAACCTTTAA
- the ade gene encoding adenine deaminase translates to MNTDKEKLTKRIAIATKQIPADIVIKNGQIIDVFNLEVTTGDLAISDGVFVGIGEFHGKQVIDAKGRYVCPAFIDGHVHIESSMVTPSEFAKVILPHGVTTVVTDPHEIGNVFGKDGVKFMLDDSDHIPLDVFFMLPSCVPATSVENSGAELTAADLEPFYNHNRVLGLAEVMDYPALQNADDSIIDKIVMASSDSKQIDGHLAGLDTNAINVYKSAGIRTDHECHTASDAVERLRRGMYLLIREGSAAKDLPTLIPVVNQNNLRRCLFCTDDKHLDDLVAEGSIDHNVRLAIQHGIEPLSAIQMASLNASECYKLHEKGAIAPGYDADFLLLDDLESITISQVFKSGQLVARNGDYVSDWPTKAKLTQPFKHSVHIPKLSQKDLQIPFRKSGKGNIIEVVPNQLTTNKLIEDVHLEDGSFIPSIEKDQLKIVVVERHQNTGNIGLGVVKGFGLKGGAIATTIAHDSHNIVATGTNDTDILKAIDVVHNLGGGLVIIKSGETVASLTLPIAGLTSDQNYHTVNRDLIKLKQALSALEFAGEFDPFLTLSFLTLPVIPSLKLTDLGLFDVETFQHIQVEI, encoded by the coding sequence ATGAATACAGATAAAGAAAAACTAACAAAGAGAATTGCTATTGCTACTAAACAAATCCCGGCAGACATTGTCATCAAAAACGGGCAAATTATCGATGTATTCAACCTGGAAGTTACCACAGGTGACCTTGCCATTTCTGATGGGGTGTTTGTTGGGATCGGGGAGTTCCACGGAAAACAAGTTATCGATGCCAAGGGCCGTTATGTCTGCCCTGCATTTATTGATGGGCATGTCCATATCGAATCATCCATGGTGACGCCTTCTGAATTTGCGAAAGTCATCCTTCCGCACGGAGTCACAACCGTTGTGACAGATCCACATGAAATCGGGAACGTTTTTGGCAAAGATGGGGTCAAGTTTATGCTGGATGACTCTGATCATATCCCGCTCGATGTATTTTTTATGCTTCCCTCATGCGTACCAGCTACTTCAGTCGAAAACTCCGGTGCCGAATTAACTGCTGCTGATCTGGAACCATTTTACAACCATAACCGTGTTCTTGGTTTAGCTGAAGTGATGGATTATCCTGCATTGCAAAACGCGGATGATTCGATCATAGACAAAATCGTAATGGCGTCTTCTGATAGCAAGCAAATAGATGGCCATCTGGCTGGCTTAGATACAAATGCTATAAATGTATATAAATCAGCAGGAATTAGAACAGATCATGAATGCCACACTGCTTCAGATGCCGTAGAACGCCTCAGACGCGGAATGTACCTCTTAATTCGAGAAGGTTCTGCTGCTAAGGATTTACCTACATTAATCCCTGTCGTAAATCAAAATAATTTAAGACGCTGTCTGTTTTGTACGGATGATAAACACCTGGATGATTTGGTAGCAGAGGGCAGTATTGACCACAATGTTCGTTTAGCTATTCAACACGGAATCGAGCCCTTGTCCGCTATTCAAATGGCCTCTTTGAATGCCTCTGAGTGTTACAAGTTACATGAAAAAGGAGCGATCGCCCCCGGCTATGACGCAGACTTTTTACTTTTAGACGATTTAGAATCTATTACAATTTCACAAGTATTTAAATCCGGACAGCTTGTCGCCCGTAACGGTGACTATGTGAGCGATTGGCCCACAAAAGCAAAGCTAACTCAGCCATTCAAACATAGTGTACATATCCCCAAACTAAGTCAAAAGGATCTGCAAATCCCTTTCCGTAAATCAGGTAAGGGGAACATTATCGAAGTGGTTCCCAATCAATTAACGACGAACAAATTAATAGAAGACGTACATCTCGAAGACGGTTCTTTTATCCCTTCCATTGAGAAAGATCAACTTAAAATTGTTGTGGTAGAAAGACATCAGAATACTGGAAACATCGGATTAGGAGTAGTAAAAGGATTCGGGTTAAAAGGAGGGGCAATTGCGACTACGATCGCCCATGATTCCCATAACATTGTCGCAACAGGGACAAACGATACAGACATCCTAAAGGCGATTGATGTGGTCCATAATCTCGGTGGCGGCCTTGTTATTATTAAGAGCGGGGAAACGGTTGCTTCCCTTACCCTGCCCATAGCTGGATTAACGTCTGACCAAAACTACCATACTGTAAATCGGGACCTCATAAAACTAAAACAAGCTCTGTCTGCTTTAGAATTTGCTGGAGAATTCGATCCATTTTTGACGCTGTCGTTCCTTACCCTGCCTGTCATTCCATCACTGAAATTAACAGATTTAGGTCTGTTCGATGTAGAAACTTTTCAGCACATTCAGGTAGAAATTTAA
- a CDS encoding alanine/glycine:cation symporter family protein codes for MAEIWGFFEAAIANVSGFLWTYLLSIILIFGGIFLTIRLKFFQFRFFGHVLQQTVGQIFKKNKHTGTISPFQAFTSALASTAGATNIVGVPVAIALGGPGALFWMWFVALIGMATKYAEVMLGIKYREKNEDNVWVGGPQYYIKKALGWKWVSSAFAFLLMIELIPSVMVQSNSIATQTEGAFGWPVYLTGFAMCALIALVVFGGIKRIATVTDKVVPTMVLIYLGVGLYVIFVNIGQIPEVFGLIFTNAFTPISAVGGFAGAGIAEALRWGVARGLYSNEAGIGTAPIAHSAAQTDHPSKQGMWGIFSVFIDTIVICTVSGLVVLVTGAWKDVSAGNASNMINVAFATELGDVFGGAFVSIFLLFFIITTVGILVFYGEKQAEYLYGLKAAKVMRIIYIVSAFIGAIGGLQLIWQFLDITLAFVVLANIIPLIFLHKEIAAISDDYVNRVLKKKTTERKVKLFAEED; via the coding sequence TTGGCTGAAATTTGGGGCTTTTTTGAAGCAGCAATAGCAAATGTATCAGGATTTCTATGGACGTATCTTTTGTCCATCATTCTCATTTTCGGAGGAATTTTTCTAACCATTCGCTTAAAGTTTTTCCAGTTTCGTTTCTTTGGTCACGTTCTTCAGCAAACCGTAGGACAAATCTTTAAGAAGAATAAACATACCGGGACGATCTCTCCTTTCCAAGCCTTCACATCAGCCTTGGCTTCAACAGCAGGCGCCACAAATATTGTTGGGGTTCCTGTAGCGATTGCTTTAGGTGGACCAGGAGCTTTATTCTGGATGTGGTTCGTGGCCTTGATTGGGATGGCCACAAAGTATGCGGAAGTTATGCTCGGGATCAAGTACCGGGAAAAGAACGAGGATAATGTCTGGGTCGGCGGACCGCAATATTACATAAAGAAGGCCCTTGGATGGAAATGGGTATCTTCAGCTTTTGCTTTTTTACTAATGATCGAACTGATTCCTAGTGTAATGGTACAATCCAATTCCATTGCCACACAGACAGAAGGCGCTTTTGGCTGGCCTGTCTATCTAACTGGATTTGCTATGTGTGCTTTGATAGCACTAGTTGTTTTTGGCGGGATTAAGCGAATTGCCACGGTAACGGATAAAGTCGTACCTACCATGGTTCTCATTTATCTCGGAGTAGGTTTATATGTGATTTTTGTAAATATTGGTCAAATCCCAGAGGTATTCGGTCTAATATTTACGAACGCATTTACCCCTATATCGGCTGTTGGGGGATTTGCCGGAGCTGGAATTGCAGAAGCACTACGTTGGGGTGTCGCCCGTGGTCTTTACTCTAATGAGGCCGGGATCGGTACTGCACCAATTGCCCATTCCGCAGCGCAGACGGATCACCCTTCTAAACAAGGAATGTGGGGAATCTTTAGTGTATTTATCGACACCATTGTAATTTGTACGGTGTCTGGACTTGTAGTTTTAGTAACAGGGGCCTGGAAAGATGTCAGTGCAGGGAATGCATCCAATATGATTAACGTTGCTTTTGCAACTGAATTGGGTGATGTATTTGGCGGGGCTTTCGTATCCATTTTTCTACTGTTTTTTATCATAACAACAGTAGGTATTCTGGTCTTTTATGGTGAAAAACAGGCCGAGTACTTGTATGGATTGAAGGCAGCCAAGGTCATGAGAATCATATATATTGTATCGGCATTTATTGGTGCGATTGGAGGTCTCCAATTAATTTGGCAATTCCTCGATATCACTCTTGCTTTTGTCGTTCTGGCCAACATTATACCGCTCATCTTCCTGCATAAAGAAATTGCAGCCATTAGTGACGACTATGTAAACAGAGTACTCAAAAAGAAAACAACAGAGAGAAAGGTTAAACTATTCGCAGAAGAAGATTAA